In the Streptobacillus moniliformis DSM 12112 genome, one interval contains:
- a CDS encoding molecular chaperone DnaJ — MRNIIAILFGLFAMSLFKKNNNTTFVGILLRIVFIVLGIMFFIPIIAFLIFAIFIGYIIVKVLGIKFTTNTYTEEDFYNFYGNRNNANFYNYNQRDDEYKKACDYLGVSTTDSFDVKKKARNTMLKKYHPDFFKDENEKEKATEITNKINNAWQIIEKYEDIK; from the coding sequence ATGAGAAATATTATAGCAATATTATTTGGATTATTTGCTATGTCGTTGTTTAAGAAAAATAATAATACAACTTTTGTTGGTATATTGTTAAGAATTGTATTTATTGTATTAGGAATAATGTTTTTTATTCCGATAATAGCTTTTTTAATATTTGCAATTTTTATAGGATATATAATTGTTAAGGTTTTAGGTATAAAATTTACGACTAATACATATACAGAAGAGGATTTTTATAACTTCTATGGTAATAGAAATAATGCTAATTTTTATAATTATAATCAAAGAGATGATGAATATAAAAAGGCATGTGATTATTTAGGGGTTAGTACAACTGATTCTTTTGATGTTAAGAAAAAAGCTAGAAATACTATGCTTAAAAAATATCATCCAGATTTTTTTAAAGATGAGAATGAAAAAGAAAAAGCAACTGAAATTACAAATAAGATAAATAATGCGTGGCAAATAATAGAAAAATATGAAGATATAAAATAA
- the adhP gene encoding alcohol dehydrogenase AdhP — protein sequence MKAVVVNKESTGVEIVEKTLRPLKAGEALVDVEYCGVCHTDLHVAHGDFGKVSGRVLGHEGIGIVREVAEGVTSLVPGDRVSIAWFFEGCGRCEYCVTGNETLCQSVKNAGYSADGGMAEECIVTADYAVKVPEGLDPAQASSITCAGVTTYKAIKVGKPQPGQWVVIWGAGGLGNLAVQYAKKVFNTRVIAVDINDDKLALAKEVGADYVINGLKEDPVKKIMELSGIGAHISVVTAVSKVAFNQAIDSARPAGRVVAVGLPSETMDVSIVATVLKGIEIIGSLVGTREDLKEAFDFGAMGLVVPVVQTRPIEDAIDIFDEMEKGTIQGRMVIDFRKHDCGCGCKH from the coding sequence ATGAAGGCAGTAGTAGTTAATAAAGAATCAACTGGTGTAGAAATTGTTGAAAAAACATTAAGACCATTAAAAGCTGGTGAAGCTTTAGTAGATGTTGAATATTGTGGAGTTTGTCATACAGATTTACACGTTGCACATGGAGATTTTGGTAAAGTATCTGGAAGAGTATTAGGACATGAAGGAATAGGAATAGTAAGAGAAGTTGCTGAAGGAGTTACTTCATTAGTTCCAGGAGATAGAGTTTCTATTGCATGGTTCTTTGAAGGATGTGGAAGATGTGAATATTGTGTTACAGGAAATGAAACATTATGTCAATCTGTTAAAAATGCAGGATATTCAGCAGATGGTGGAATGGCTGAAGAATGTATAGTTACTGCTGATTATGCAGTTAAAGTTCCAGAAGGATTAGATCCAGCTCAAGCAAGTTCAATTACATGTGCAGGAGTTACTACATATAAGGCGATTAAAGTAGGAAAACCTCAACCTGGACAATGGGTAGTAATTTGGGGAGCAGGAGGACTTGGAAACTTAGCTGTTCAATATGCAAAGAAAGTATTTAATACTCGTGTAATTGCTGTAGATATTAATGATGATAAATTAGCTTTAGCTAAAGAAGTTGGTGCTGATTATGTAATTAATGGATTAAAAGAAGATCCAGTTAAGAAAATTATGGAATTATCAGGAATTGGAGCACATATATCAGTTGTTACTGCTGTATCTAAAGTTGCTTTCAACCAAGCAATAGATTCTGCAAGACCAGCAGGAAGAGTAGTTGCAGTAGGATTACCTTCTGAAACTATGGATGTTTCAATTGTTGCAACAGTATTAAAAGGAATAGAAATTATTGGTTCATTAGTTGGAACAAGAGAAGATCTTAAAGAAGCATTTGATTTCGGAGCTATGGGATTAGTAGTACCAGTAGTTCAAACTAGACCAATTGAAGATGCAATAGATATATTTGATGAAATGGAAAAAGGAACTATTCAAGGACGTATGGTTATCGATTTCAGAAAACATGATTGTGGTTGTGGATGTAAACATTAA
- a CDS encoding ABC transporter ATP-binding protein: protein MSYIKIENLKKVYIIGENEIIANNDINFEINKGEFVVILGSSGAGKSTLLNILGGMDVADSGNIFIDNKNIAKYTKEELTKYRRNDVGFVFQFYNLLPNLTAKENVELASELVEKDIDIIEVLKDVGLENRMNNFPSQLSGGEQQRVSIARAIAKSPKILLCDEPTGALDFNTGKQVLNILSNLSSKKNVTVIVVTHNSEIAKIADKVIYMQDAKVKEILINKNKLNVSEIKW, encoded by the coding sequence ATGAGCTATATTAAAATTGAAAATCTAAAAAAAGTATATATAATTGGAGAAAATGAAATAATAGCAAATAATGATATAAATTTTGAGATAAATAAAGGTGAATTTGTTGTGATACTTGGTTCTTCAGGTGCTGGAAAATCAACTTTATTAAATATTTTAGGTGGAATGGATGTAGCCGATTCAGGAAATATATTTATAGATAATAAAAATATTGCTAAATATACTAAAGAAGAATTAACGAAATATAGAAGAAATGATGTAGGATTTGTATTTCAGTTCTATAATTTATTACCTAATTTAACAGCTAAAGAAAATGTTGAATTAGCTTCTGAATTGGTAGAAAAAGATATAGATATTATAGAAGTTCTTAAAGATGTTGGACTTGAAAATAGAATGAATAATTTTCCTTCACAATTATCAGGTGGTGAACAACAGAGGGTATCTATTGCAAGAGCTATTGCTAAAAGCCCTAAAATCTTATTATGTGATGAACCAACAGGAGCATTAGATTTTAATACAGGAAAACAAGTTCTTAATATATTATCAAATTTAAGTTCAAAAAAGAATGTTACAGTAATTGTGGTTACACATAATTCTGAAATTGCAAAAATTGCTGATAAAGTAATATATATGCAAGATGCTAAAGTAAAAGAAATATTAATAAATAAAAATAAATTAAATGTTTCTGAAATAAAATGGTGA
- a CDS encoding TatD family hydrolase, producing MKNLIDTHMHLYSELYINNREEIINDMKEKLDLAVNISCDMESTLESVKYADKYDFMYATVGYHPCDISKFNEKDFEEMLNLAINHPKVVAIGEIGLDYYWMNDSKEEQEKYFRLQIENAIKLNMAIVIHTRDSLEDTIKIIEDYPELRGIFHCYSGSYEDIEHLLDRFYVGIGGTSTFKNNKTTHDLIKKISLDRIVLETDSPYLTPVPFRGKLNNPIYVSYVAEKIAELKEIDLEEVKKKTTENALKVYNICLK from the coding sequence ATGAAAAATTTAATTGATACTCACATGCATTTATATAGTGAACTATATATAAATAATAGAGAGGAAATAATAAATGATATGAAAGAAAAATTAGATTTAGCTGTTAATATATCATGTGATATGGAAAGTACACTTGAATCTGTTAAATATGCTGATAAATATGATTTTATGTATGCAACAGTTGGATATCATCCATGTGATATATCTAAATTTAATGAAAAAGATTTTGAGGAAATGTTAAATTTAGCAATTAATCACCCTAAGGTTGTTGCAATAGGAGAAATAGGTTTAGATTATTATTGGATGAATGATTCAAAAGAAGAGCAAGAAAAGTATTTTAGACTACAAATAGAAAATGCAATAAAATTAAATATGGCTATAGTAATTCACACTAGAGATTCATTAGAAGATACTATTAAAATAATAGAAGATTATCCAGAATTAAGAGGTATATTTCATTGTTATTCAGGTAGTTATGAAGATATAGAACATTTATTAGATAGATTCTATGTGGGTATAGGTGGAACATCAACATTTAAGAATAATAAGACAACTCATGATTTAATAAAAAAAATAAGTTTGGATAGAATAGTTCTTGAAACAGATTCCCCTTATTTAACACCTGTACCTTTTAGAGGAAAATTAAATAATCCTATTTATGTTTCTTATGTTGCAGAAAAAATTGCTGAATTAAAAGAAATTGATTTAGAAGAAGTTAAAAAGAAAACTACTGAAAATGCATTGAAGGTGTATAATATATGTTTAAAATAG
- the rlmD gene encoding 23S rRNA (uracil(1939)-C(5))-methyltransferase RlmD, with amino-acid sequence MKINDIICVKIEKLVFGGEGIAKHGDLVIFVPMSVPGDELKVKIISIKKTYARGLITEIIKPSIDRISSDKITFEDYSGCDFAMMNYEAQIKNKSMILKDVFKRIAKEDIKEDIYVEKSENIFNYRNKVAEPFIKINGEIKTGFFKKKSHEIFVSDEVNLRANIATIVLDKLLLKLNKYRGTKKEYKVFNDITNTGFLKTCVIRNNDMNEVMLVLVVNGKSSINRLKETLIELYNENDEIKSIYISVKNKLDNVIFGEEFIKISGSSYIVENLFGINFKIYPNSFFQINKKQTEKLYLEALNFLGDYKDKNVIDAFSGTGTIAMIMSKKANKVIGLEIVPESVKSAIKTSNENNIKNVEFLVGKVEETISRVLENNNIDYIVFDPPRKGIDKSILEKVNESGINKLVYISCDPTTLARDIGVLKEYGYKLEFIKGFDMFPQTHHIETVVLLSKLKIKKHVDIELHADELDLIS; translated from the coding sequence ATGAAAATTAATGATATAATATGTGTTAAAATAGAAAAATTAGTATTTGGTGGAGAAGGTATTGCAAAACATGGAGATTTAGTAATTTTTGTACCTATGTCTGTACCAGGAGATGAATTAAAAGTAAAGATAATATCAATAAAGAAAACATATGCAAGAGGACTTATAACTGAAATTATTAAACCTTCTATAGATAGAATATCTTCTGATAAAATTACTTTTGAAGATTATTCAGGTTGTGATTTTGCAATGATGAATTATGAAGCACAAATAAAAAATAAATCAATGATTTTAAAAGATGTATTTAAGAGAATAGCAAAAGAGGATATAAAAGAAGATATTTATGTTGAAAAATCAGAAAATATATTTAATTATAGAAATAAAGTTGCAGAACCATTTATTAAGATAAATGGTGAGATAAAGACAGGATTTTTTAAAAAGAAATCACATGAAATATTTGTTAGTGATGAAGTAAATTTAAGAGCAAATATTGCAACAATAGTTTTAGATAAATTATTATTAAAATTAAATAAATATAGAGGAACTAAGAAAGAATATAAGGTGTTTAATGATATAACTAATACTGGATTTTTAAAGACTTGTGTAATTAGAAATAATGATATGAATGAAGTTATGTTAGTCTTAGTTGTTAATGGTAAATCTTCTATTAATCGTTTAAAAGAAACTTTAATTGAATTATATAATGAAAATGATGAAATTAAATCTATATACATTTCAGTGAAAAATAAGCTAGATAATGTGATTTTTGGAGAAGAATTTATTAAAATTTCAGGTTCATCATATATTGTTGAAAATTTATTTGGAATTAATTTTAAGATTTATCCTAATTCTTTCTTCCAAATTAATAAAAAACAAACTGAGAAACTATACTTAGAAGCACTTAATTTTCTAGGAGATTATAAGGATAAAAATGTTATAGATGCTTTTTCAGGAACAGGAACTATTGCAATGATAATGTCTAAAAAAGCGAATAAGGTTATAGGGCTTGAAATAGTTCCAGAATCAGTTAAATCAGCTATTAAAACTAGTAATGAAAATAATATAAAAAATGTTGAATTTTTAGTGGGTAAAGTTGAAGAAACTATATCAAGGGTTTTAGAAAATAATAACATTGATTATATAGTTTTTGATCCACCTAGAAAAGGTATAGATAAGTCTATTTTAGAAAAAGTAAATGAAAGTGGAATAAATAAATTAGTATATATTTCTTGTGATCCAACAACACTTGCTCGTGATATTGGAGTTTTAAAAGAATATGGATATAAGTTAGAATTTATAAAAGGATTTGATATGTTTCCACAAACACATCATATTGAAACTGTTGTGTTGCTTTCCAAACTTAAGATTAAAAAACATGTCGATATTGAATTACATGCTGATGAATTAGATTTAATTTCTTAA
- a CDS encoding TrmH family RNA methyltransferase, translating into MKDVIVSTDNRYYKLIKKLNDKKYRDESGVFLAEGEKFLEEKNNFSKVIVKESKYMYYEEKYNISKYENLTILSDKLFDNISTQNNSQGILFIYSKHLSNLSELSGDLIILDAIQDPGNIGTIIRTLVAANYRTLILTKSSVDVYSPKVVRATMGGIFNVNIIYEEKENIIKFLKENGYNIISTALSKESIDYREVELKKDKNAYIFGNEGGGVSDEFLEISHQKAIIPIYGKIESLNVSIALGIFLYKMRELD; encoded by the coding sequence ATGAAAGATGTAATAGTAAGTACAGATAATAGATATTACAAACTGATTAAGAAATTAAATGATAAAAAATATAGGGATGAATCTGGAGTATTTTTAGCTGAAGGAGAAAAGTTTTTAGAAGAAAAAAATAATTTTTCTAAGGTTATAGTAAAAGAAAGTAAATATATGTATTATGAAGAAAAGTATAATATATCTAAATATGAGAATTTAACAATACTTTCTGATAAATTATTTGATAATATTAGTACTCAGAATAATAGTCAAGGAATATTATTTATATATTCTAAACATTTATCTAATTTATCTGAATTATCTGGTGATTTGATAATTTTGGATGCTATACAAGATCCAGGTAATATAGGGACTATTATTAGAACATTAGTGGCTGCTAATTACAGGACACTTATATTAACTAAATCATCAGTTGATGTTTATTCACCTAAGGTTGTTAGGGCTACTATGGGTGGAATATTTAATGTAAATATTATATATGAAGAAAAAGAAAATATTATTAAATTTTTGAAAGAAAATGGATATAATATTATTTCTACAGCACTAAGTAAAGAAAGTATAGATTATAGGGAAGTTGAATTGAAAAAAGACAAAAATGCATATATTTTTGGAAATGAAGGTGGAGGAGTTTCTGATGAATTTTTAGAAATTTCACATCAAAAAGCTATAATACCTATATATGGTAAAATTGAATCTTTAAATGTATCTATAGCACTCGGTATTTTCCTTTATAAAATGAGAGAACTTGATTAA
- a CDS encoding IS91 family transposase: MYNSNKIKSIFSKYILTNSINSIKPYFDKKHIEHINHSIHNFLNCGNLSKGFISYRCSSCNFQHKMKLTCKSRLCPSCGYNYSVNWTNSILKQFINIPHRHVLFTVPKEFRKFIAYDRSILSKMSKAINNIFKYQFHNIKDKVKRKIYIPKSNPNYFTNSDIINYGLITVIHTFGRDLKFNPHIHAIISLGGFNKKFQYKELKYFHVPSIANQWKFSLCKLISNANYPNDIIKIQAKKAVSNVYDNDVRLFFNVAGNDINNPKYIIKYLGRYLSRVPIAEYKIVNIDFNKNSLTFKFEDLSNNKEVTYSTLSFKDFVAKVLFHLPLKYFKMINRYGFYARRISSKVKMSLFYLKAQVNKKSLSLFRKNFKELWDFDPFMCPHCNIYLKRYELFIDNGLSPPIHKFYN, from the coding sequence ATGTATAATTCTAATAAAATTAAATCTATCTTCTCCAAATATATTTTAACAAATTCTATTAATTCTATCAAGCCATATTTTGATAAAAAACATATTGAACATATCAACCATTCCATTCATAATTTTCTTAACTGTGGTAATCTCTCTAAAGGCTTTATCTCTTATCGTTGTTCCTCTTGTAATTTTCAACATAAAATGAAACTTACTTGTAAATCTAGACTTTGTCCATCTTGTGGTTATAACTATTCTGTTAATTGGACTAATTCTATCTTAAAACAATTTATTAACATCCCTCATAGGCATGTCCTTTTTACTGTCCCTAAAGAATTTAGAAAATTTATTGCTTATGATAGATCTATTCTTTCTAAAATGTCTAAAGCTATTAATAATATTTTTAAATATCAATTCCATAATATCAAAGATAAAGTTAAAAGAAAAATATATATCCCTAAATCTAATCCTAATTACTTTACTAATTCTGATATTATTAACTACGGACTTATTACTGTTATTCATACTTTTGGTAGAGACCTTAAGTTTAATCCTCATATTCATGCCATCATCTCTCTTGGAGGTTTTAATAAAAAATTTCAATATAAAGAACTTAAATACTTTCATGTCCCCTCTATTGCTAATCAATGGAAGTTTTCTCTTTGTAAATTAATTAGTAATGCTAATTATCCTAATGATATTATTAAAATACAAGCTAAAAAAGCTGTATCTAATGTTTATGATAATGATGTTAGGTTATTTTTTAATGTAGCTGGTAATGATATTAATAATCCTAAATACATTATTAAATATCTTGGTAGATATTTATCAAGAGTTCCTATTGCTGAATATAAGATTGTTAATATTGATTTTAATAAAAATTCTCTTACATTTAAATTTGAAGATTTAAGTAATAATAAAGAAGTTACTTATTCTACTTTATCTTTTAAAGATTTTGTTGCTAAAGTGCTTTTTCATCTACCTTTAAAGTATTTTAAAATGATTAATAGATATGGTTTCTATGCTAGAAGAATTTCTTCTAAAGTTAAAATGTCTCTATTTTATCTTAAAGCTCAGGTTAATAAAAAGTCTCTTTCTTTATTTAGGAAAAACTTTAAAGAACTTTGGGACTTTGACCCTTTTATGTGTCCTCATTGTAATATTTATCTTAAACGTTATGAACTATTTATTGATAATGGTCTTTCTCCTCCTATTCATAAGTTCTATAATTAA
- a CDS encoding M20 metallopeptidase family protein → MNDFIKKIVDSNYDEIVAHRRYLHENPELSECEYNTSKYIEEFLKKQGIEYRKVADTGIYAYIKNGEGKTVAFRADMDALPILEESDFEIHSKNKGVMHACGHDIHTSVQLGVAKILSENLDKWKGNVKFFFQPAEETVGGAKRMLEDGVNDDFKADAIFAFHVAPEIDAGKIGVKYGKLHATSSTFTITVNGFSAHAALAYLGIDTVVVGAKVVEYLQSIVSRRIDARECAVITVGTFNAGTAQNIVADKAVLTGTIRTLTLDLKKWIVNEIKTNLPKFVESIGATVDIDFKDSYIPVINNDEKTKFLEEKAIDILGIDNVERIEKSRMDAEDVGYFLDVIEGSFYRLGVRNEKIGAIYDLHHPKFKVDENAIRVGMMVQLKSALEFLNEN, encoded by the coding sequence ATGAATGATTTTATAAAAAAAATAGTGGATAGTAATTATGATGAAATAGTTGCTCATAGAAGATATTTACATGAAAATCCAGAGTTAAGTGAATGTGAATACAATACTTCAAAATATATAGAAGAATTTTTAAAAAAACAAGGTATAGAATATAGGAAAGTAGCAGATACTGGAATATATGCATATATAAAAAATGGTGAAGGTAAAACTGTTGCATTTAGAGCGGATATGGATGCTTTACCAATACTAGAAGAAAGTGATTTTGAGATTCATTCAAAAAATAAGGGTGTTATGCATGCCTGTGGTCATGATATACATACTAGTGTGCAATTAGGTGTAGCTAAAATTTTATCTGAAAATTTAGATAAATGGAAGGGAAATGTCAAATTTTTCTTTCAACCTGCTGAAGAAACTGTGGGAGGAGCTAAAAGAATGCTTGAAGATGGAGTTAATGATGATTTTAAGGCAGATGCTATTTTTGCATTTCATGTTGCCCCAGAAATAGATGCAGGTAAAATAGGAGTTAAATATGGTAAATTACATGCTACTTCATCAACATTTACAATAACTGTAAATGGATTTTCAGCACATGCAGCACTAGCATATTTAGGAATAGATACTGTAGTTGTAGGAGCAAAGGTTGTAGAATACTTACAATCTATAGTTAGCAGAAGAATAGATGCAAGAGAATGTGCTGTAATAACAGTTGGAACATTTAATGCTGGAACTGCTCAAAATATTGTTGCAGATAAAGCAGTATTAACAGGAACTATTAGAACATTGACACTTGATTTAAAAAAATGGATAGTAAATGAAATAAAAACTAATTTACCTAAATTTGTTGAAAGTATTGGAGCAACAGTAGATATTGATTTTAAAGATAGCTATATCCCTGTTATAAATAATGATGAAAAAACAAAATTTTTAGAAGAAAAGGCTATAGACATTTTAGGAATAGATAATGTTGAAAGAATAGAAAAATCTAGGATGGATGCAGAAGATGTTGGATATTTTCTTGATGTAATAGAAGGTTCATTTTATAGATTAGGTGTAAGAAATGAAAAAATAGGTGCTATATATGATCTACATCATCCTAAATTTAAAGTTGATGAAAATGCAATAAGAGTTGGTATGATGGTTCAATTAAAAAGTGCATTGGAGTTTTTGAATGAAAATTAA
- a CDS encoding histidine triad nucleotide-binding protein, whose amino-acid sequence MSTIFKKIIDKEIPAKIVYEDDEFLAFEDIYPAAKIHVLVIPKKEIKNLDAATEEDLMLLGKLQLTVAKVARLLGVNESGYRVVTNINSDAGQTVYHIHYHILAGEKLGVMA is encoded by the coding sequence ATGTCAACAATATTTAAAAAGATAATAGATAAAGAAATTCCAGCTAAAATAGTATATGAAGATGATGAATTTTTAGCTTTTGAAGATATTTACCCAGCAGCTAAAATTCATGTTTTAGTAATACCTAAAAAAGAAATTAAAAATTTAGATGCTGCTACTGAAGAAGATCTAATGTTATTAGGTAAATTACAATTAACAGTGGCTAAGGTTGCAAGATTACTTGGTGTAAATGAAAGTGGATATAGAGTTGTAACTAATATTAATTCTGATGCAGGTCAAACAGTATATCATATTCATTATCATATATTGGCTGGAGAAAAATTAGGAGTAATGGCTTAA
- a CDS encoding IclR family transcriptional regulator: MSVQSIDRAMQLLEILSQGTNFALSDLCKKSKLNKTTAFRILHSLKENGYVKQNKKGLYSLTFKMFRVGNRIIQNIDFTQPAKSYITKLAFETNQTIHLVIRDGSQILYIDKFSPENSSNNMEWSKIGRRAPMHCTSAGKAILAYCSEEDINNIWNQTEKIKYTARTIVNLDVLMDNLKLVKKNGYSVEYEEYELGLYCIGCPIFNSKSEVCGALSISIPLSEKEQTKTFFVEKIKDCSVKISKKLGYEGY, from the coding sequence ATGTCTGTACAATCAATTGACCGAGCTATGCAATTACTCGAGATATTATCTCAAGGAACAAATTTTGCATTATCTGACTTATGTAAAAAAAGTAAATTAAATAAAACCACTGCTTTCCGTATACTACATTCATTAAAAGAAAATGGATATGTTAAACAAAACAAAAAAGGACTATATTCTTTAACATTTAAAATGTTTAGAGTTGGAAATAGAATAATTCAAAATATTGATTTTACTCAACCTGCAAAAAGCTATATCACAAAGCTTGCTTTTGAAACAAATCAAACTATACATTTAGTAATTAGAGATGGAAGTCAAATATTGTATATAGATAAGTTTTCACCTGAAAATAGTTCAAATAATATGGAATGGTCTAAAATTGGTAGACGTGCTCCTATGCATTGTACATCAGCAGGTAAAGCCATACTTGCATATTGCAGTGAGGAAGATATAAATAATATATGGAATCAAACTGAAAAAATAAAATACACTGCTAGAACTATAGTTAATCTTGATGTATTAATGGATAATCTTAAATTAGTAAAGAAAAATGGATATTCAGTGGAATATGAAGAATATGAACTCGGATTATATTGTATAGGTTGCCCTATATTTAATTCAAAATCTGAAGTATGTGGTGCATTAAGTATTTCTATTCCTCTTTCAGAAAAAGAACAAACTAAAACTTTCTTTGTTGAAAAAATAAAGGACTGTTCTGTAAAAATATCAAAAAAATTAGGTTATGAAGGATATTAA
- the acpS gene encoding holo-ACP synthase: MFKIGIDIVDVKRIEKAIIKSEHFLKNVFSQKEIEYCEKKINKYESYAARFAAKEAYIKAIGTGITDISLNNIEIINSELGKPFLYVNGELIDGDISLSHTESLAIANIILKK; encoded by the coding sequence ATGTTTAAAATAGGAATAGATATAGTTGATGTAAAAAGGATAGAAAAAGCTATAATTAAAAGTGAACATTTTTTAAAAAATGTTTTTAGTCAAAAAGAAATAGAATATTGTGAAAAAAAAATAAATAAATATGAATCATATGCTGCAAGATTTGCTGCAAAAGAAGCTTATATAAAAGCTATAGGAACAGGAATAACTGACATAAGTTTAAATAATATTGAAATAATTAATTCTGAATTAGGTAAGCCATTTTTATATGTAAATGGAGAATTAATAGATGGAGATATTTCTTTAAGTCATACTGAATCATTAGCTATTGCAAATATTATATTAAAAAAGTAG
- a CDS encoding patatin-like phospholipase family protein, with protein sequence MKILSLDGGGLKGIYTIMMLDKIQKDFNINYHEYFDIIIGTSTGSIIATLLALGVKPSEILNIYEDCYREIFKKKSNRQKPLFDSLYENYGLENAVKKYINDLGYRNLKTKLIIPSVNLSDSKINIIKSYDEIMKKESEQFTLIDAIISSSAAPGYFAPHIVKNKMYVDGSLFSNNPALIGLAESFKLGINDLKKVKLLSLGTGMEEVKFSNSDISNANIKNIFKINSFLDNMIMKFLKIDEKDSGLISMAFPLIKTTMKTSVENTEYILDKILDEKNYVRINDKSKKLKIDEIPTELIKNINDYYINNHYDKLEIFFKEELSELEIIEKKSWFKKKMYILAEKIRKFSMN encoded by the coding sequence ATGAAAATATTAAGTTTAGATGGTGGAGGATTAAAAGGAATATATACAATAATGATGTTAGATAAGATTCAAAAGGATTTTAACATTAATTATCATGAATATTTTGATATTATTATAGGGACAAGTACAGGCTCTATTATTGCAACATTATTAGCTTTAGGTGTAAAACCTTCTGAGATATTAAATATTTATGAAGATTGTTATAGAGAAATTTTCAAGAAAAAATCTAATAGACAAAAACCTTTATTTGATTCTTTATATGAAAACTATGGTTTAGAAAATGCAGTAAAAAAATATATTAATGATTTGGGATATAGGAATTTAAAAACTAAGTTAATTATACCAAGTGTTAATTTAAGTGATTCAAAAATTAATATTATTAAAAGTTATGATGAAATAATGAAAAAAGAAAGTGAACAATTTACTTTAATAGATGCAATAATTTCATCATCTGCTGCACCAGGATATTTTGCACCTCATATAGTTAAAAATAAGATGTATGTTGATGGTTCTTTATTTTCAAATAACCCAGCTTTAATAGGTTTAGCAGAATCGTTTAAATTAGGAATAAATGATTTGAAAAAAGTTAAATTACTTTCACTTGGAACAGGTATGGAAGAAGTAAAATTCAGTAATTCAGATATTTCTAATGCTAATATAAAGAATATATTTAAAATTAATTCATTTTTAGATAATATGATAATGAAATTTTTGAAAATAGATGAAAAAGATTCTGGATTAATTTCAATGGCTTTTCCATTGATAAAAACAACAATGAAAACATCAGTAGAAAATACAGAGTACATTTTAGATAAAATTTTAGATGAAAAAAATTATGTAAGAATTAATGACAAGTCTAAAAAATTAAAAATAGATGAAATCCCAACTGAATTGATAAAAAATATAAATGATTACTATATTAATAATCATTATGATAAATTAGAAATATTTTTTAAAGAAGAATTATCTGAATTAGAAATTATTGAGAAAAAAAGTTGGTTTAAGAAAAAAATGTATATCTTAGCAGAAAAAATAAGAAAATTTTCAATGAATTGA
- the rpiB gene encoding ribose 5-phosphate isomerase B, with protein MKIAIGNDHSGVDFKNQLVDYLLSKGIEVLNVGTDSADSVDYPDIAKEVSKNVLNKNVDFGILICGTGIGISIAANRISGIRAALVTNELCARLSRQHNDANVLVLGARVTGIELAKSCIDAFLSADFEGGRHSGRFSKIECNCGSGVID; from the coding sequence ATGAAAATTGCAATAGGGAATGATCATTCTGGTGTTGATTTTAAAAATCAATTAGTAGATTATTTATTATCAAAAGGAATTGAAGTTTTAAATGTAGGAACTGATAGTGCAGATTCTGTAGATTATCCAGATATAGCTAAAGAAGTTTCAAAGAATGTATTGAATAAAAATGTAGATTTTGGAATATTAATATGTGGTACAGGTATAGGAATATCAATAGCTGCAAATAGAATATCTGGAATTAGAGCAGCTTTAGTTACTAATGAATTATGTGCAAGATTATCAAGACAACATAATGATGCAAATGTTTTAGTATTAGGTGCAAGAGTTACAGGAATTGAACTTGCAAAATCATGTATAGATGCTTTTTTAAGTGCTGATTTTGAAGGTGGAAGACATAGTGGAAGATTTTCAAAAATAGAATGTAATTGTGGAAGTGGAGTGATAGATTAA